A window of Photobacterium toruni genomic DNA:
TCGCAACATGTTGACGCACATTTCATACGGTACGGCTTCTTTCATTTCTTGCTGCAAATAACTATCTAATTTGGGTTTAAAATTAAAAGCTTGATCAATAGTGGCGTCCGTTCCTGGTTTATAAGCGCCAATAGCAACTAGATCTTGATTTTTACGACAGATAGATAAAATTTGACGTACAGCTTTAGACATCAACATATGTTCATCACTGACAATGGCTGGCATTACACGACTGACTGAACGTTCAACATCAATAGCGGGATAATGCCCTGCATCTGCCATTTCACGCGATAGCACAATATGACCATCAAGGATCGCCCGTGACGCATCAGCAATCGGGTCTTGCAGATCATCACCTTCACTTAATACGGTGAAAAAAGCCGTGATCGAACCTTGGTTTTCATTACCATTACCGGCACGTTCCACCAGCGCTGGTAACTTAGCAAACACTGACGGCGGATAACCTTTGGTTGCTGGCGGCTCACCAACAGATAACGCAATTTCACGTTGCGCCTGAGCAAAACGGGTTAGTGAATCCATCAGTAGCAATACATCAAAACCTTGATTGCGAAAATACTCCGCAATCGTAAGTGAGGTTTGACAGCCTTTTAAGCGCATTAATGGCGAAGCATCGGCAGGCGCTGCAATCACCACGGCACGCTCTCGCCCCTCTTTTCCTAAAATTTCATCAATAAATTCTTTTACTTCTCGACCACGCTCACCAATTAATCCCACCACCACAATTTGGGCACTGGTACCACGGGTCATCATGCCTAATGTCACTGACTTACCAACACCGGAGCCTGCAAAGAGGCCAATACGTTGCCCTTTCCCCACGGTTAATAAACCATTAATGGCTTTAATGCCGACATCTAATGGCTCTTTAATCGGTTTACGTGATAACGGATTTATCGGTACTGAAGTAAATGCTGCTCGTTGCTCAGTAAAAATAGGACCCAAACCATCTAATGGATTGCCAATACCATCAATCACTCGACCTAATAATTCAGGACCAACGGGAATACCGCTATTGTGTAAAATCGGAGTTACTTTAGCGCCCGGCATTACGCCAGATAACTGCTCGCTCGGCATTAAAAATAATGTTTCACCAGCAAAACCAACCACTTCTGCCTCTAACTCACCGTTAAGGGTTTCCACTTTACAGACACTACCAACAGGGGCGCGGCAGCCAATCGCTTCAAGGGTTAAGCCAACGACACGATCTAATCGTCC
This region includes:
- the fliI gene encoding flagellar protein export ATPase FliI; translation: MTLVQRLSRYQTANTACKPVASGRLDRVVGLTLEAIGCRAPVGSVCKVETLNGELEAEVVGFAGETLFLMPSEQLSGVMPGAKVTPILHNSGIPVGPELLGRVIDGIGNPLDGLGPIFTEQRAAFTSVPINPLSRKPIKEPLDVGIKAINGLLTVGKGQRIGLFAGSGVGKSVTLGMMTRGTSAQIVVVGLIGERGREVKEFIDEILGKEGRERAVVIAAPADASPLMRLKGCQTSLTIAEYFRNQGFDVLLLMDSLTRFAQAQREIALSVGEPPATKGYPPSVFAKLPALVERAGNGNENQGSITAFFTVLSEGDDLQDPIADASRAILDGHIVLSREMADAGHYPAIDVERSVSRVMPAIVSDEHMLMSKAVRQILSICRKNQDLVAIGAYKPGTDATIDQAFNFKPKLDSYLQQEMKEAVPYEMCVNMLRSTLGG